The following coding sequences are from one Triticum dicoccoides isolate Atlit2015 ecotype Zavitan chromosome 4A, WEW_v2.0, whole genome shotgun sequence window:
- the LOC119286481 gene encoding RING-H2 finger protein ATL74-like: MSTAGGPSGTTASQHGGGGGGCCSSSGTLELVAAFTAVCLALYGVILYLNYLYVRWSGRDGVHRTGSSTAAGPARKRAGGGGLDKAALAAMPVVRFKAEARGDGSEVREECAVCLSAMQDGDAVRALPGCRHAFHVGCVDVWLCAQATCPVCRARPALPVPAAKDGSKRAETAGREPDLESPV, from the coding sequence ATGTCGACGGCGGGAGGCCCGTCGGGGACGACGGCGTCGCAGCATGGGGGCGGCGGCGGGGGGTGCTGCAGCTCCAGCGGGACGCTGGAGCTCGTGGCGGCGTTCACGGCGGTGTGCCTCGCACTCTACGGGGTGATACTGTACCTCAACTACCTATACGTACGGTGGAGCGGGCGGGACGGCGTGCATCGGACGGGATCCAGCACGGCAGCCGGGCCGGCGAGGAAGAGGGCCGGCGGAGGGGGGCTCGACAAGGCGGCGCTGGCAGCCATGCCGGTGGTCCGATTCAAGGCGGAGGCGCGTGGCGACGGCAGCGAGGTAAGGGAGGAGTGCGCGGTGTGCCTGAGCGCCATGCAGGACGGCGACGCGGTGCGCGCCTTGCCCGGGTGCAGGCACGCGTTCCATGTCGGGTGCGTCGACGTCTGGCTGTGCGCGCAGGCCACCTGCCCCGTCTGCCGCGCGCGCCCTGCTCTCCCGGTTCCGGCAGCGAAGGACGGCTCCAAGAGGGCGGAGACCGCCGGACGGGAGCCGGACCTGGAGAGCCCGGTATAG